A window of Clostridium botulinum BKT015925 contains these coding sequences:
- a CDS encoding aminotransferase class IV: MKECYGEKFIFNNDIKDIKEFDNKYLKLGKSLYEVMRIINGVPVFLEDHLLRLYNSSKMTELGVWMEKEEIKENIKKLCDVNNTKNANVKIIFNYNKGVRTFLAYFIESVYPTEDMYIDGVKTSLYCAERENPNIKIINQNLRDDTNKIIQDTGVYEVILVNKDGYITEGSRSNIFMIQNGKIITSPIVEVLPGITRKYVIKACVNLGYKVIEKRINYKKIDELDGLFISSTSPKVLPICQVDNIEFNAKNEMIQNIRYEYNKILKNYIENNV, from the coding sequence ATGAAAGAATGTTATGGTGAAAAATTTATATTTAATAATGACATAAAGGATATTAAAGAGTTTGATAATAAGTACTTAAAATTAGGAAAATCTCTTTATGAAGTTATGAGAATAATAAATGGAGTACCCGTATTTTTGGAAGATCATTTATTAAGACTATATAACTCTTCCAAAATGACGGAGCTTGGGGTTTGGATGGAAAAAGAAGAAATAAAAGAAAATATAAAAAAGCTTTGTGATGTTAACAATACTAAAAATGCCAATGTGAAGATCATATTTAATTATAATAAAGGGGTAAGAACATTTTTGGCGTATTTTATAGAATCTGTATATCCAACAGAAGACATGTATATAGATGGTGTAAAAACATCACTATATTGTGCTGAAAGGGAAAATCCCAATATAAAGATTATAAATCAAAATTTAAGAGATGATACTAATAAAATTATTCAGGATACTGGAGTATATGAAGTTATACTTGTAAATAAAGACGGATATATAACAGAAGGTAGTAGATCAAATATATTTATGATACAAAATGGCAAGATTATAACTTCGCCTATAGTAGAAGTGCTTCCGGGGATAACTAGAAAATATGTAATTAAAGCATGTGTAAATTTAGGGTATAAGGTAATAGAAAAAAGAATAAATTATAAAAAGATAGATGAACTTGATGGATTATTTATCTCAAGTACATCACCAAAAGTATTGCCTATTTGTCAAGTGGATAATATTGAATTTAATGCTAAAAATGAAATGATTCAAAATATAAGATATGAATATAATAAAATTTTAAAAAATTATATAGAAAATAATGTTTAA
- a CDS encoding phospholipase C: MNKKKILKFICSAVLSFTLFSGYKSYAWDGKANGTGTHAVIVTQAVEMLKNDVINTSPLSVKENFKILESNLKKLQHGSTYPDYDPKAYALYQDHFWDPDTDNNFTKDNKWYLSYGISQTGESQLRKLFALAKDEWKKGNYEQATWLLGQGLHYFGDFNTPYHPSNVTAVDSTGHVKFETYVEERKDSYKLHSAGDDSVNKFYPTTLQNTNLDNWITEYSRGWAKKAKNMYYAHATMSHDWKDWEIAATETMHNVQIGSAGIIYRFLNEVSGTINTTENSQINEVMVVIKTANEDKAGTDHYIHFGIETKDGKKYEWTLDNPGNDFEKNQEDSYRLNLKENKLKLEDISKTWIRKERGSGVQDDWKPEYAKVIINSDVKYQATINEWFGDNKTFYINNK, translated from the coding sequence ATGAATAAGAAAAAAATATTAAAATTTATTTGTAGTGCAGTATTATCATTCACATTATTTTCGGGCTATAAAAGTTATGCATGGGATGGAAAAGCTAATGGTACAGGAACTCATGCAGTAATAGTTACACAAGCTGTAGAAATGTTAAAAAATGATGTTATTAATACATCACCTTTAAGTGTAAAAGAAAATTTTAAGATTTTAGAATCTAATTTAAAAAAGTTACAACATGGTTCTACTTATCCAGATTATGATCCAAAAGCATATGCATTATATCAAGATCATTTTTGGGATCCTGATACAGATAATAATTTTACTAAAGATAATAAATGGTACCTATCATATGGAATTAGCCAAACAGGAGAATCTCAACTTAGAAAGCTATTTGCATTAGCTAAAGATGAATGGAAAAAAGGAAATTATGAACAAGCAACATGGCTTTTAGGACAAGGGTTACATTACTTTGGAGACTTTAATACTCCTTATCATCCATCCAACGTTACAGCTGTAGATAGTACAGGACATGTAAAGTTCGAAACTTATGTTGAAGAAAGAAAAGATTCATACAAACTACATTCAGCAGGAGATGATAGTGTAAATAAATTTTATCCAACTACATTACAAAATACTAATCTTGATAATTGGATAACAGAATATTCTAGAGGTTGGGCTAAGAAAGCTAAAAATATGTATTACGCTCATGCTACTATGAGTCATGACTGGAAAGATTGGGAGATAGCAGCTACTGAAACTATGCATAATGTTCAAATAGGTAGTGCTGGAATAATATATAGATTTCTTAATGAAGTATCAGGAACAATAAATACAACTGAAAATTCTCAAATAAATGAGGTAATGGTAGTAATAAAAACGGCTAATGAAGATAAAGCAGGCACAGATCATTACATACATTTTGGAATTGAAACAAAAGATGGAAAGAAATATGAATGGACTCTTGATAATCCAGGTAATGATTTTGAAAAAAATCAAGAGGATAGTTATAGACTTAATTTAAAAGAGAATAAATTAAAACTTGAAGATATATCTAAAACATGGATAAGAAAAGAAAGAGGATCAGGAGTTCAAGATGATTGGAAACCTGAATACGCAAAAGTAATTATAAATTCAGATGTTAAGTATCAAGCTACTATTAATGAGTGGTTTGGTGATAATAAAACATTTTATATAAATAATAAATAA
- a CDS encoding glucose PTS transporter subunit IIA: MSKENSKGKVFSTLQKIGKSLMLPVSVLPAAGILLRIGQNDLLGRYGAVFQNLAIAGDAIFENLPLIFAVGVAIGFSGGEAVAALAAVIGQLILQAVLLATGQRYNVSINMGVFGGIIIGLIAAILYNKYHNIKLPQVLGFFGGKRFVPIVTSFASLIFAVIGAAIWQPIQNIINIFARWASTSILGPAFYAAGKRLLIPLGLHHIYYPPFLYQFGEYISNGVKYFGDTARYFHGDPTAGFFMASEFPILMFGLPGAALAIIAAAKSENRKKVSGIMISAAFVAFLTGITEPIEFTFIFVAPILFIFHVLAAFLSGIVTSILKIRLGYTFSASFIDYILGLKFAGRPWLIWLVGIAFFALYFVVFYFVIKTMDIKTPGREDVDSEYFDPNIKEVKGLEKAKRVLMAIGGKENIEVLDACITRLRLTLNEPSKVNKGELKALGAAGVLEAGSNIQVIFGTEAEKIKDGIKSIIENGEDTIILEEDEIEENRKENYKKELVKNIEIINPIEGEIINITEVPDEVFSGKALGDGFAIRPKEGKVVSPIDGEIAVLFPTKHAIAIKGDNDLELLVHIGIDTVNLNGEGFTAHISQGDKVKKGDMLITFDKKVIEDKAKSSITPVVITNMDIVDKMNIDYGKKSQGDKIATVKFK, encoded by the coding sequence ATGAGTAAGGAAAATAGTAAAGGAAAAGTTTTTAGTACATTACAAAAAATAGGTAAATCTTTGATGCTACCAGTATCAGTATTACCAGCAGCAGGTATATTGTTAAGAATAGGTCAAAATGATCTTTTGGGAAGATATGGAGCTGTATTTCAAAACTTAGCTATTGCAGGAGATGCTATTTTTGAAAATTTACCACTTATATTTGCAGTAGGAGTGGCTATAGGATTTTCAGGCGGAGAAGCTGTAGCGGCTTTGGCGGCAGTTATTGGACAGTTAATATTGCAGGCTGTATTATTGGCAACAGGTCAAAGATATAATGTTTCAATAAACATGGGGGTATTTGGAGGAATTATAATTGGGCTTATAGCTGCAATATTATATAATAAATATCATAATATAAAACTTCCTCAGGTTTTGGGTTTCTTTGGGGGCAAAAGATTTGTTCCTATTGTAACTTCTTTTGCATCTTTAATATTTGCAGTAATAGGAGCAGCTATTTGGCAACCTATACAAAATATAATAAATATATTTGCTAGATGGGCTAGTACATCGATACTAGGACCGGCTTTTTATGCAGCAGGGAAAAGACTTTTAATACCATTAGGTCTTCATCATATATATTATCCCCCGTTTTTATATCAATTTGGAGAATATATATCAAATGGAGTAAAGTACTTTGGAGATACAGCGAGATATTTCCATGGAGATCCTACAGCAGGATTTTTTATGGCATCAGAATTTCCTATTTTAATGTTTGGACTTCCGGGAGCGGCACTTGCTATAATAGCAGCTGCTAAAAGTGAAAATAGAAAAAAAGTATCAGGTATTATGATATCAGCAGCCTTTGTCGCTTTCTTAACAGGAATTACAGAACCTATTGAATTTACATTTATATTTGTAGCTCCTATTTTATTTATATTTCATGTACTTGCGGCGTTTTTATCAGGAATAGTTACTAGTATTTTAAAAATAAGACTTGGATATACTTTTTCAGCATCATTTATAGATTATATACTAGGACTTAAATTTGCAGGAAGACCTTGGCTCATATGGTTAGTTGGCATAGCATTTTTCGCATTATATTTTGTAGTATTTTACTTTGTTATTAAAACAATGGATATAAAAACACCTGGAAGAGAAGACGTTGATTCTGAGTATTTTGATCCTAATATTAAAGAAGTAAAAGGACTTGAAAAAGCAAAACGTGTTTTAATGGCAATAGGAGGAAAAGAAAATATAGAGGTTTTAGATGCTTGTATAACTAGGTTAAGATTAACTCTGAATGAACCTTCTAAAGTTAATAAAGGGGAACTAAAGGCACTTGGAGCGGCAGGGGTTTTAGAAGCAGGAAGTAATATTCAAGTTATATTTGGAACTGAAGCTGAGAAAATAAAGGATGGAATAAAATCTATAATAGAAAATGGAGAAGATACAATAATATTAGAAGAGGATGAAATTGAAGAAAATAGAAAAGAAAATTATAAAAAAGAACTTGTAAAAAACATTGAAATTATTAATCCCATAGAAGGAGAAATTATTAATATAACGGAAGTCCCAGATGAAGTGTTTTCAGGGAAGGCATTAGGTGATGGATTTGCAATAAGACCTAAAGAAGGTAAAGTTGTATCACCTATAGATGGTGAGATAGCAGTTTTGTTTCCTACTAAACATGCTATAGCAATAAAGGGTGATAATGATTTAGAGTTATTAGTTCATATAGGAATAGATACTGTGAATTTAAATGGAGAAGGATTTACAGCACATATATCACAAGGGGATAAAGTGAAAAAGGGTGATATGCTTATTACTTTTGATAAAAAAGTTATAGAGGATAAAGCTAAATCTTCTATAACACCAGTAGTTATAACTAATATGGATATAGTTGATAAAATGAATATAGATTATGGTAAGAAATCACAAGGGGATAAGATAGCCACTGTAAAATTCAAGTGA
- a CDS encoding flagellar assembly protein A, whose amino-acid sequence MDSLSENIFTARTLDDCLNLASSKLNVSKNDLQYKIIEEKQGIFIKKVTISVKIPENIENDKEIKSDEVKEKEVTKVSCDNKNIDGTIKVKNGEIIVKNHKNGGRPATIRGNDKVKVLVDGIEVTSKQDVYEENSIEIIFEKNIAERMMNINISHDSMEAYASIKYIPENVYKLKDTMEQKDLEVEAKLEEQKYPNPYTIDEIKEILLSKGIKVGVIKENLYKLVKLQDVEDVLIAKGRNIIQSIDDKIDIKFDINNGKAFKEDKNGNVDYKSIGRVKEVKKGEVLAVRELGIDGKDGIDVKGCIKKHTKRKKANIKLGQGCEFKDDNTVISTIEGKPAFKGGVIAVHPVHNVEKDVDITTGNIDFVGDVVIYGSVKEGMRVDCGQNLTVNKNTEHAKLYSKRDMTVLGNVINSDLHAGGEDILKRNKLKVLKKFNSALLELISTVDHIKKFNLLGKKVRDGEIVKVLIENKFKYINNLCSEFNELLLQCSMEEEKVVSDCINKNLVGVGPLNIKEVNELNLIVIKVKRAISAIETTLSVPVTMNISYCQDSVLKCSGNVIVTGKGEYVSEIISHGSVEFISSGSLARGGVIRAKKEIKCKEVGSEGGVSTKLIVEGKGHIWVDVAYQNTRFIVGEKEYILEVPSKEIHAYLADDGELVVDKFVL is encoded by the coding sequence GTGGATTCTTTGAGCGAAAATATATTTACAGCGAGAACTTTGGACGATTGTTTAAATCTAGCGTCATCTAAATTAAACGTAAGTAAAAATGATTTACAATACAAAATAATCGAAGAAAAACAGGGGATTTTTATAAAAAAAGTTACTATTTCTGTAAAGATACCAGAGAATATTGAAAATGATAAAGAAATAAAAAGTGATGAAGTTAAAGAAAAAGAAGTAACAAAAGTAAGTTGTGATAATAAAAATATAGATGGAACTATAAAAGTTAAAAATGGAGAAATAATAGTTAAAAATCATAAGAATGGGGGAAGACCAGCTACAATACGAGGTAATGATAAAGTAAAGGTTTTAGTAGATGGTATTGAAGTAACATCAAAGCAAGATGTTTATGAAGAAAATTCCATAGAAATTATATTTGAAAAGAATATTGCTGAAAGAATGATGAATATAAATATATCTCATGATTCAATGGAAGCTTATGCAAGTATTAAGTATATACCTGAAAATGTATATAAATTAAAGGATACAATGGAACAAAAAGACCTAGAAGTTGAGGCTAAATTAGAAGAACAAAAATATCCTAATCCATATACTATTGATGAGATAAAAGAAATTTTATTATCAAAAGGAATTAAGGTTGGAGTTATCAAAGAAAATTTATATAAATTAGTGAAATTACAAGATGTAGAAGATGTTTTAATTGCTAAAGGTAGAAATATTATACAAAGCATAGATGATAAAATTGATATAAAATTTGATATTAATAATGGAAAAGCATTTAAAGAAGATAAAAATGGTAATGTTGATTATAAAAGTATAGGCCGTGTTAAAGAAGTAAAAAAAGGGGAAGTACTAGCTGTAAGGGAACTAGGCATTGATGGTAAGGATGGTATTGACGTTAAAGGATGTATAAAAAAACATACTAAGCGTAAAAAAGCAAACATAAAATTAGGACAAGGATGCGAATTTAAAGATGATAATACAGTAATTTCAACAATAGAAGGTAAACCTGCATTTAAAGGTGGAGTAATTGCTGTACATCCGGTTCATAATGTTGAAAAAGATGTCGATATAACAACAGGAAATATAGACTTTGTTGGAGATGTAGTAATCTATGGAAGCGTAAAAGAAGGCATGAGGGTTGATTGTGGTCAAAACTTAACCGTAAATAAAAATACTGAACATGCAAAACTATACTCTAAAAGAGATATGACGGTCCTTGGAAATGTAATAAATTCAGATCTTCATGCAGGTGGAGAAGATATTTTAAAGCGTAATAAATTAAAGGTTTTAAAAAAATTCAATAGTGCACTTTTAGAATTAATTAGTACTGTAGATCATATAAAAAAGTTCAATCTCTTAGGTAAAAAGGTTAGAGATGGAGAAATAGTTAAAGTACTAATAGAAAATAAATTTAAATATATAAATAATTTATGTAGTGAATTTAATGAATTGTTATTGCAATGCAGTATGGAAGAAGAAAAAGTTGTAAGTGATTGCATTAATAAAAACTTAGTAGGGGTTGGACCACTTAATATCAAAGAAGTTAATGAATTAAATTTAATAGTAATAAAAGTAAAAAGAGCTATTTCAGCCATTGAGACTACACTGTCTGTGCCGGTAACTATGAATATAAGTTATTGTCAGGATTCTGTTTTGAAATGTTCTGGTAATGTAATAGTTACAGGAAAGGGAGAGTATGTTTCAGAAATAATTTCACATGGAAGTGTAGAGTTTATATCATCTGGAAGTTTAGCTAGAGGTGGAGTAATAAGAGCTAAAAAAGAGATAAAATGTAAAGAAGTAGGAAGTGAAGGGGGAGTATCAACTAAACTTATTGTGGAAGGTAAAGGACATATATGGGTTGATGTTGCTTATCAGAACACAAGGTTTATAGTAGGAGAAAAAGAATATATATTAGAAGTTCCTAGTAAGGAAATTCATGCTTACTTAGCAGATGATGGTGAATTGGTTGTAGATAAGTTTGTATTATAG
- a CDS encoding chemotaxis protein CheW, with translation MENREIKILIFSINHQYYATDIMEVERILGYEIPTNLPDSPEFVEGVINYQGDILPIISIAKKFNIDDTKDKKDAKIIVVKEGDSKIGIIVDVVSEVSDVNLKNVEEPPEIVSGISKRYIKGLIKLEKKIIIFLNLGKILTDKEKDAILG, from the coding sequence ATGGAGAACAGGGAAATAAAAATATTAATTTTCAGCATAAATCATCAATACTATGCAACAGACATTATGGAGGTAGAAAGAATTTTAGGATACGAAATTCCAACAAACCTTCCAGATTCTCCAGAATTCGTAGAAGGCGTAATAAATTATCAAGGAGATATTTTGCCAATAATCAGCATAGCAAAAAAATTTAATATAGATGATACTAAAGATAAAAAAGATGCAAAAATAATAGTTGTAAAAGAAGGGGATAGCAAAATAGGAATAATTGTAGATGTTGTTTCAGAAGTTTCCGATGTTAACTTAAAAAATGTGGAGGAACCACCTGAAATAGTATCAGGAATTTCTAAAAGATATATAAAAGGATTAATAAAATTAGAAAAGAAAATAATAATCTTCTTAAATCTTGGGAAGATATTGACTGACAAAGAAAAAGATGCAATTCTTGGTTAG
- a CDS encoding chemotaxis protein CheD: protein MNKDEVRIGIGDLNTAMPPQKLITVGLGSCIGIAIYDSIKKVGGLAHIMLPDSTQFSNVTNPMKFADLAIPMLLTKMEKEGAIKRHLKAKIAGGASMFNFSDKSMIMDIGNRNSKSVKKVLSEVGIPIVSEDTGGNKGRTMVFNTDDGVVEIRTVGMGIREI, encoded by the coding sequence ATGAATAAGGATGAGGTAAGAATAGGTATTGGAGATTTGAATACTGCAATGCCTCCACAAAAGCTTATAACTGTAGGTTTAGGCTCTTGTATTGGAATAGCCATATATGACTCTATTAAAAAAGTAGGGGGACTTGCTCATATTATGCTACCAGATAGTACTCAATTTTCAAATGTAACTAATCCAATGAAGTTTGCAGATTTGGCAATTCCAATGTTGCTTACGAAAATGGAGAAAGAAGGAGCAATAAAAAGACATTTAAAAGCAAAGATTGCTGGTGGAGCATCTATGTTTAATTTTTCAGATAAAAGTATGATTATGGACATAGGAAATAGAAATAGCAAATCAGTTAAAAAAGTTTTAAGTGAAGTAGGTATACCTATTGTAAGTGAAGATACTGGGGGAAATAAGGGAAGAACTATGGTTTTTAATACTGATGATGGAGTGGTAGAAATAAGGACTGTAGGAATGGGAATAAGAGAGATATAA